The window TTGCTTCCGCGGCCAGTCGGCACACGTTGAACGTACCGATAAGGTTCACATGCACGGCCTTGCTGAAGAGGTCGAGGGAGTGCGCGCCCTTCTTGCCTACCACCTTCGCCGCTGGGCAAATGCCGGCGCAGTTGACGGCACCAAAAAGTGGCTTTCGGGCGAattcctccgctgctgtgaTGGCTGCCTGTACCTCTGTCTCGCTACACACATCGGTGGCAACGAACTTGCCGTTGATCTCCTTCGCCACCTGTTCGCCCTGCTCCGCGTTACGGTCCACCAGCGTCACCTTGGCACCGTTCTGCGCAAGAAAGCGCGCAGTGGCGGCCCCGAGCCCGGAGGCGGCCCCCGTCACCAGGATGGGACAGCCGGCAATCGACTGGATGCATTTGGCCTGCATGACTCTCTGGACAGCAGTAgcagaagaggtggagaacgACTTGAGAATACACCAGGGATGAATTCACCACTGCAGAAGACTGATGTTGATGCGAAGGAACgtgaggggaaagagagagtcAACACGGAAGAAGAgcggagagcagagaagggcCACGCTCAACCGTGCACTTCCTTAGTAGTGCTGCGGCACAATACAGCCAGTAGCCGTGCCGCTGtttctgcgctctctctctctatcgaTCAAGGGGGATGGGAGTGTGAAAGGAGGCtctgtgagagagggaaaacggCACGCCAAACGAAAGATGAGTACTGAGACAacaacggcagcagaagaaacCGAGCCACATGCCGTGGTGAAGAGCTGCGGGCCTGATTGGTCGTAGAGGAAAGgctgaaggagagagcgagaaacgaagagaattggagggggaggggaaatcGTGATGATGATGATCTCTTTTCCACGATGGTGGACAGGTGCGCCTCCCTACGGACCTACATGaagatgtgcgtgtgtgtgcgtgaggtgaggtgaggttGTCGTCTGCGCTGCGCTACGCCGCGACGGGGCAGCGAAAAAAAGATGAGGcgtgtcgccgtcgtcgctgtggGTAGCAAAGAAGTTTGTGGTGCCTTCACCAtttccaccacctctccatGGGTGGGCGCCTTCAGTGAATGCGGTGGCCCCACTTCCCCGAGGGGTTAAGCATCCGTTAACACACGAGAGTGGCATGAGCTCGTGGGCCCCTCGACACGTTTACCGTTACCGCCGAAGATgcacagaggcgcacgtgTTCGACTGCCTTATTCACCATCGGCATGTCTGACCTGTCGTTGTTCTCCTGAGATGCACCAAGCCTTTCATCCCCCCCTTGTCCTTTGCCTGACTCTATTTTCACCCATAGGGCCTTTACACCATAAAAacacaagagagggggagcggctGAGGGAAACGCTGCTTCCTCACCTACACTAGCAGAccagtgcacacacacacacacacacaccacaacGCACAATAGCGACACCCTTACAGGCGTTGCTTTGGCAACTCGCTCTTGGTGTTGAGCGTGAAGCCGTGGATGGCGCTAATTTCCTCCTTCAACACGCCGTTGACGAGGCGATGCTGATCAATGAGGGACTTACCCTGGAAAGCTGGCGACACGATGTCAATGTTGaagaagctgccgcagccggcGCTGGCATCGACAACACTAATGGACTGAATGGGCTTCAGGGCCTCGCTGGACTCCAGCTTTGCCTGGATGTCGGCTGCCGTGTAGGCGACAAGGAGGCGCGGCGCAACTCGAAACATGGCCGCCTTCGGTCAGATGAAGAGAGGCCAGTGACAGAGAATCGAAGGGCGGAATAGACGAACACGCCGTTGTTGTGGAAAAGAGGATTCCAGctgaggtggcagtggtggtggtgatgtggGGAAGCAATGGCGGGAGGAGTTGGGCGAAGAAGTAGACGGCGTAAAGATGAGacaggtgggggaggggggagagacgaaACGATCTCAggagccactgctgctgatgtccaAATGACTTCACCTCCGCCATGTGTTCACTTCCCTGAGTACGCCGCACTGTTGCCCTTTTCTGCAGTCGGGGGTTGTGAGGTGACgatgagggaagaggggggggcaaaggGCAGTGCTGCATCAGGAGCCCGTGAGGTCTGCCTCGGCCTTAGTCCATGCGAAAGACGCGCTCCccacaggggaggggggaagacgCAGCGTTGCTTGGCGCGGAGGTGATGTCAATCACATACGCCACAGACGACTCTCTTGGCTGGGTCCGCACTGCAGTTGCCATCACGTCAAATGATGACGCGTGAGGAGCAGTAGAGAGCAAGAAAGAAACGAGGgaagcaacagcaccagctAGGGTCGCCATAgtggcagcacacacgcctcGCAATAAGCGATCGAGAATGCGCAGTAAAGTCGCCCATCCACTACGACAGCTCAGAGACGGCGACGCTTCTGCGCCTCCCTCCACGTGCTGGTGTCGATTGCCGATGCAGCCAATCGCGCTGCATCCAAACGtgctcggcagcaccagccccTTCATGACAACGACAGAGCCACCAGAGGTTTGCCCGCCGCACCCCCGTGCTGAATGCCAAATCCATCGCGCGCTCTTGTCGATAGCAACGCTTCGTCATCTCTTATAGCATCTCCATCTCGATAAAGCCATCCTCGCAGGCATCAACACTACCACCAGCACTAGCACCCCCGAGAGGCGCACTTTCTGTCATCACCTCCTGAAAGGCGAACTCCAGTCAACCAAGATTGAGCGGCTTCACCCTCAGCTTGCCCGAAAGCTTCGTGATGCGGCCTATGCACAGACGACTGTGCATAGGCCCACGAAGTTGGTCGTGCTGAATGTGTAGCTCGTCCAGCCCCGGGGTGCGTTGCGCAGCACTGCGGTCACCGCCACGTAGTCAACTGCGAAGAAGGGCCGCGTTGCATTTCCTCGAGGTGTACACGATGCGGGTGACGTAGCCACGCAGAGTCGTGCGGAGGGCCTGCAGCACATGTGCCACAACAAGTTCATTGACGTGCATCAGTGCGGCCTCATGTGTGGGGCGAAGCGGCACCGGCCAGTTGACTCCTCGATCTCGCCGAGGGGTGAGCTACTGGATATAGCTGTACCGGTACTCGAGCACGCCAGGGCGCCACagactgccgccgccgcaaccgcGGTGCTGGTAAGCCTTATGGTCTCATCGcagacgccgctgcgtcCCCTTGTGGACGTCGGCGTTGGTCAGCGCGCCATACACCATCGGCGTATAGGCGACAGTGCTCGAGATGCTACGTATCGGAAGAGATGACAGGCGATGACAGGTGCAGAAGAGCTTCAATATGCCGTGGCACTGTTTTTTGCCTACAGCGCTGTTTTCGTCGTCCGGAtgacgagggggggggcgcaccTCTGCGCGTGGCATCCCACTGCCCAGTAGCCCCCACTCAATCTGAGGAAGCCAGACAGCCCCCATAGCCCTGCCAATGCTGGAAGGTCAGTGCGACTCATCTCcactgatgtcggcggtcaggcccTCGACGACGTGGCATCGGGGCGACCTGCAACCGGGAGCACGCTTGCCCCACCCCCATAGGaggggcagagtgtcagcggGGCTCGGGTGCATCTCGCCAGGCCCTGGCTGCCTACTGCTGTGGGGTGCCCCCccctgagccaccccgagggacgCACCACCGTCAGAGTCTAGTATGCAAAATAACAGGTGAAGGGATAGAATGAGGAGGAAAGATGGACACGCACACTTATATCTTCAGCAACAgggcgagaagggggagggggtgtaaGCGGCGCACGCAGACCGGCAGTAAccctgcgccgccggtggGGTGGGATTACCATCACCACATCGTTTAGGCAACACCTCCAAGTACGGTGCTGCCTCTACGCCATTCCTCCCTTCTACCACCACGGACAGACACACTGGCCCACAAcggagggggggtgggggtgagggaggccacacaagcacacgcggATGGCTGGGCGAGTCTTCTTTTTTCGCATTCGAGTCAAATGAGTAAAATTAAGCGAAACCATAAAAGTCAGAGACAAATGAAAGCGGATGTCCCCAGGCGAGCGTGTGAGAGTGCgggcggggtggggaagcGAGGGAGAAACGACGCGGGAGACTTCAGCCTGCTTCACCCTCATCCGCCTTCTACTGCTTATCTTCCATCGTGCCGGAGGCATCTCCGTCATAACGAACTCGcacgccgcagcggtgcgctgcgTTCAGACGTGGACGGgctgaggagaggagcgaTGAAGGCAAAAGAAGCGGAGCGGAGAtgaggggcggggaggggggggggaaggggccgTAGGACACTACGTCACCTCCCGCATACGTATTCACTGAGTCCCCATCTCGTTGGGCGACAGCCTTTTAGTCCATCTGCTGCATGGCCTTGTCCGCGGCGCTGATTTTGCCCTTGCCCTTGTCGCTCTTGGACGAGCGGTCCTTGCGCTCCAGGATGGCCTTGCGGTGGTGCGTCAGCTTCAGCTTCGTGATTTCGACGTTGGAGGGGTGGATGCCGACGGCCACGGTGGAGCCGTTCGCCTTCTCGCGGTTCACCTTATCGATGTGAATGACCCACTTGAGGCGGTAGCACGCCGTCACCTTACCCTCACGGCCCTTGAAGGCGCCGCGCTTCACGATGACCTCGTCATCCTTGCGCACGGGCATGGCACGCACGTTGTActtggcgcgcagctccttggAGAGCGGGGCGCTCATGAGCACACGGCGCACATGGCTCGGGGCCTGGAAGTGCGCGCGGCGGGCCTTGCGGCGGGAACCACACTTGATGCTGACCATCTTGTCCTGCGGGGTGGGTTGGGCGGGAGAGATGCGGGTCGGAGACTGTACGATTGTGTGGTATatatgtgtatgtgcgtgtgacaCCAGGATCCATAGAAAACGATGATAGATGGGgacagagaaggggtggtgACTGCTATGGCCACAGTAGTGCCTAACAGCACAAGAAGACGCATGAGTATACCCTTCGTGAAATCAGCGGCACAATCACCGCGCTCAATATGGCGAGGAGCGTGTATTTGTTTTTCAGCTTCGCTATcatctacacacacacacacacatacacacgcaggccGCGATGACTGGAGCTACTGTCTGGTggctttcctctcctcattGCATACattccttccccttttctcttttctggcTTTGGGGTGCAGTTGATGTCTCGGTGCTGCAAATTacgaagggaaggggaagcgttgagggaaaagaaggggagggagggagggagggggggatgaaCCAAAGCAAAGAAgcacgagggaggggagggggagagcaaTACGACGCTGCCTTGTCGTCTTGTTTTTTCCAATTcaccatttttttttccgtggCTCCGCTCTCGATACAACGCCCACTTGTCGGTGCACTTCCACAATCCCatcttttctctgcttctcttcaaCTGTGTGTCGGACGCCTTCAGTCTCAATCGCGAatcctgctgccgctgtcgctgtagCTCTGTCTGTGCCCGTGGGGGCTTGTGTGTTACTCCGTCAGctcgttttcctcctcttcccttggGCTTattgctgagcagcagcggtggcgtgaCGCTTTATGATGGTGTACgcaggcagtgcagcagagaaaagacacTGAGTCACCGAAACACAATGAGACGAGCAAACAACGCAGGGGTGCAGTGTGAGGCATCGACTGGGTGGGagcacacgtgtgcagagGCAAAcaacaaaggagagggaacaACACCAGACGCTCACGTCATGTGCGAGGGTCtggacgtggaggaggaggaagaaaagagggggggggctggcCTGCGCTTGGGAagcaagaggagaaagggaaggtgGGGGGAGTGCGTGCCTGTATGCGTACAGGGTGTCGTTTGGGTCTGAGCTGCGAGTTGCATCCACACGCAAGAGAGGCCGGGGAACTGGGgtaaggggaaaggggagcgATAGAACAGGCctaagagagggagtgaggtgCAGAGCGGCTCTCGTTCTTGAAGGGAAGAAAGCGCCGTCACTCGCTCCATTACGCTCTTATCCGCTCTATTGCTCAGGCACAAGCGGCTCCTTCGCTGGCGTGCGTTGGTTTGTGTGGGGGTTTGCCGGCGTGAGTTATGTACCAAAGTCTACAAGGGTAcacgtacacccacacacgcccttAGCACTGTCGCGGTGACGATAAGACTCCCTTGCCCTCCTCATCCCGGCGCACAAAGCAAGCATGCCCCCTGCAGCTTGACCTCCGTACTGgtgacaagagagagaacgcacCGCGATGAGGTGTCCTTTAACCCTCACACGCACTTTCACAGAGAAACCCACCGCGGAAGAGTGAAGAAGGCATGCacgccaccccacccacccacccccagAAGAGGAACCGCACCAGAGAAAGCAAAGAGGCggcaggagggagggagagaacaaagCGAGATAACTACAGAGGATGAAGCGTCCACTAACGAAAACACCAACTCCGCCGGccgcaaaggaaaaagaaggcggcggaggcccggagaggggggggggaccgACGAAGGATGCGTGAGAGGCGAGCgcgtcagagagagagaggggcggggggcggAGGACGTGCAatgaagacacgcacacgcacgtatgCGCGAACAGACGTTGATATACCAAAGTCAGTCGTTACGCAGAAACGTACGCGCTGTTGTGCGAGTGTAAGCGAGGACATTGCCACGGTAGGTAGTTGGGATAGGGAAAATGTagagaggtagagagacGTCAGAGAcaagcggtgccgccgccgcatcagcagcagtccTCCACTTTCATATTCCCCCGCCGACTTCCTCCGGCGTTATGCCTCATGCTTCGGAGCGCCGTCTCACCTTAGATTTTGCTAAAAGAGGAGTTCTTGAGCGGTGCCGTGCAGTTGGGGAAGCGTGCAACCAGCTTGCaggccgtcgccaccacatCCCCGGTGGTAATGCCAAACTTCTTGTATAGCGCACCCGCGGGGGCGGAGGCACCGAAGCCAGACATGCCCACATGCGCATGGGAGTACTTCTCCCAGCCGAAGCTGAGGTACGCTTCCACTGACACCACCGGCACGCCATCGGGGAACACCGACTTGCGGTACTTATCCGACTGCGCGTCAAATAGCTCCTGGCACGGCATCGACACGACGCTCACGCGTAGCTCACCTGATAGCGCCTTGGCAGCATCGACCGCCAGCGACACCTCTGAGCCGCTCGCCACGATCACGAGTTGCGGGTTAGGCACCTCTGCTAGCGGGTAGGCACCGCGCTTCACACCTTCGATGCTCGACCCCGGCTGCGGCACGGTGTTCTGACGGCTCAAGCACAGAACCGTTGGAGTACGGGCACTGGTCACCGCAACAGCCCACGCGCCACTCGTCTCCGTTTGGTCGCTAGGACGTATCACCTGCAGGTTCGGCATGGCGCGCAGGGCAGCCACCAGCTCGACGGGTTGGTGGGTTGGTCCATCCTCGCCGAGGCCAATGCTGTCGTGTGTCGCCACGTAGATGGCACGGTGGTGTGAGAGCGCGGCAAgacgcaccgcagcgaggGCGTAGCCGACAAAGTTGAGGAAGGTGCCGCCAAACGGGATGAGACAGCCGTGGGCGTCGAGGCCGTTGAGGATAGCGCACATGGCGTGCTCACGGACACCGAAGCGAATGTAGCGACCCTCGTAGCTGCCTGGGGCAAAGTCCGTCAAGTTCGCCGACGCGGGGCGCGTCAGGTTGCTCGGCGTGAGGTCGGCCGACCCACCGATGAGAGCTGGGATGGCCTGGAAGAGCACAGCCAGGCAGTTCTCGCTCGCCTTGCGCGTGGCGATGGGTGAGCAGTTCGtcggcagcttcgcctccCACCCGGCCGGCAGCTCGCCCTTCATCTGGGCGACGAAGGCGGAACCCTCGGCTGGGAACGCAGCCATGTACTTGGCCAAGCGCTCCTCCCACGCCTTCTGCTCCATGGCGCACTTCTCCACGTGTTTTTGGAATACAGAGCGGACGTCCTCATCGACATGGTACTTCTTGCTCGGGTCGCGGCCAAATTTTGTCTTGACACTGGCAATGTCCTCGTCACCCAGCGGAGCGCCGTGTACCTTCTCGGTGCCCTGCTTCGAAGACCCGTACCCgatcgtcgtcgtctgcaCAATCATCTTGGGCTTGCCCTTCGTGGCCTTGGCTTCTGCCAATGCCTTGCGCAGTCCATCGTAGTCAGAGTCACCGTTGCAGACCTCAATCACATGAAAACCCATGGACACATACTTCTGGGTGCAGCTTTCCGTGAAGGAGAGGTCTGTCGAGCCGTCGATGCAGATATGGTTGCTGTCATAGATGACGATAAGCTTCTCCAGGCCGAGGTGGCCCGCGAGGGAGAGTGCCTCCTGGCACACACCCTCCATCAGGCAGCCATCACCACAGTACGCGTACGTGTGGTGGTTCACAATCTCGTGTCCCGGGCGATTGAACGTGGCGGCGAGGTGCGCCTCGGCCATCGCCAGGCCGACCGCATTTGCGATACCCTGGCCAAGCGGCCCGGtcgtcacctccaccccAGACGTCACGAAACGCTCGGGATGGCCCGGGGTGCGGGAGTCCTCCTGGCGGAACCTCTTTAGGTCGTCCATGGTGAGGTCGAAACCGGCCATGTGCAGCAGGGCGTACTGCAGTGCGCAGGCGTGCCCGTTTGACATGACAAAGCGGTCGCGGTCAGCCCAGTGAGGGTCTTGGCTGTTGTACTTCATCACCTCTGTCCACAGGATTGCCGACACCGGTGCCATGCCCATCGGCGTGCCCGGGTGGCCACTGTTGCCGCCTTGCACAATGTCCGCCGCGAGGCAGCGGATGCAGTTTGCAACCTTCTCAATGGAGGccattgtgtgtgtatatggGGGTGGGCAATAGGCAGGCAGGGTAGAGAAATGGGTTATCGAAATCGAAAGGAAGCGAGACAGGGAGgctggggggaggggtgagtgCTACGGGGTCGTGACACGCTCGAGAGACTAGCAGTGTTTTCTGAGTAGTGATGAAGGTGTAGGATGACTAGAGGTGTCGTTGTGCGTTGGGGTGGGGGTATAGGGAAGTGGTTGAAGAGAGGTAGAGAATGATGAGTGCCCAtcgatgaagagagagaaggagaggggagtaGGCGGCACGCATGGCATCATGCGAACGAGCTTTTTATTCCAACGTGTCCACTCTCTGCCACAGAACTGCGGGGTGAagctccacccccaccctgcAGCGCCAAGCCCTGTCACAGACCCACCGCGTGCggtgcgaggcagccgtagacacacgcactgcagcaaGGCGCCCACTGGGCCATCGGGCCACGGCGTCTGCCTCAAACGCTACCCATTACCCActctgcagccgctcccagtacgccggtcgccacctggcacgtccctcggggtggctcagggGTGGGCACCCCACAGCAGTAGGCAGCCAGGGCCTGGCGAGATGCACCCGAGTCCCGCTGATACTCTGCCCCTCCTATGGGGGTGGGACAAGCGTGCTCCCGGTTGCAGGTCGCCCCGATGCCACGTCGTCGAgggcctgaccgccgacgtCAGTGGAGATGAGTCGCACCGACCTTCCAGCATTGGCAGGGCTATGGGGGCTGTCTGGCTTCCTCAGATTGAGTGGGGGCTACTGGGCACTGGGATACCGTAGGCTGAGGTGTCTTCCCCCTGTCATTGAGGGTGAACATCTTCGTCATACACGTaaagagcgagaggtgtGGCAGAGTAGgtgtgaagagagggggggggggaggaggaggagtcaAGGGGCGAGGCGCATCCAAAGACCGAGAGGTGAGCACAACTTTCACTTACGGATGAGCAGGGAAAGGGGCAGAGCGTCTGCTTTAGTCGGGTACTcacatccctccccccttatCGCGGCACCGTGAACAGAAGGGCTCGAGGGgcgggaggtggggggagcaAGGGCACACCAAACGTCCTCGCGAGGCAAGAGTGAGCATGCGATAGCGGCGGGCCTTCTGAACACGCGCCTGCCACGCACGACGTCTTTAGTGTGTCGTTCTTCGTTGGCGCAGTCAAGCGCGGGAAACAAAAACAGCGAAACGGAGAAAACAAaatgaaaagggaaaagcCTGCAAAGGACGCGCTTACacggggaggagggggcgtaCTGGTGCGTCTCATCgttggctgcagcggcatANNNNNNNNNNNNNNNNNNNNNNNNNNNNNNNNNNNNNNNNNNNNNNNNNNNNNNNNNNNNNNNNNNNNNNNNNNNNNNNNNNNNNNNNNNNNNNNNNNNNNNNNNNNNNNNNNNNNNNNNNNNNNNNNNNNNNNNNNNNNNNNNNNNNNNNNNNNNNNNNNNNNNNNNNNNNNNNNNNNNNNNNNNNNNNNNNNNNNNNNNNNNNNNNNNNNNNNNNNNNNNNNNNNNNNNNNNNNNNNNNNNNNNNNNNNNNNNNNN is drawn from Leishmania panamensis strain MHOM/PA/94/PSC-1 chromosome 24 sequence and contains these coding sequences:
- a CDS encoding 3-oxoacyl-(acyl-carrier protein) reductase, putative (TriTrypDB/GeneDB-style sysID: LpmP.24.2010), translated to MQAKCIQSIAGCPILVTGAASGLGAATARFLAQNGAKVTLVDRNAEQGEQVAKEINGKFVATDVCSETEVQAAITAAEEFARKPLFGAVNCAGICPAAKVVGKKGAHSLDLFSKAVHVNLIGTFNVCRLAAEAMQKNTAQIGADEDRGVIVNTASVAAYEGQIGQAAYAASKGGIVSMTLPLARELAGQRIRVNTICPGIMETPLLPHDLGAALGATVPYPSRLGRPEEFAHLVFFLFSNRYMNGECVRLDGATRMAAK
- a CDS encoding hypothetical protein (TriTrypDB/GeneDB-style sysID: LpmP.24.2020), whose amino-acid sequence is MFRVAPRLLVAYTAADIQAKLESSEALKPIQSISVVDASAGCGSFFNIDIVSPAFQGKSLIDQHRLVNGVLKEEISAIHGFTLNTKSELPKQRL
- a CDS encoding 60S ribosomal protein L26, putative (TriTrypDB/GeneDB-style sysID: LpmP.24.2030) is translated as MVSIKCGSRRKARRAHFQAPSHVRRVLMSAPLSKELRAKYNVRAMPVRKDDEVIVKRGAFKGREGKVTACYRLKWVIHIDKVNREKANGSTVAVGIHPSNVEITKLKLTHHRKAILERKDRSSKSDKGKGKISAADKAMQQMD
- a CDS encoding transketolase (TriTrypDB/GeneDB-style sysID: LpmP.24.2040), which codes for MASIEKVANCIRCLAADIVQGGNSGHPGTPMGMAPVSAILWTEVMKYNSQDPHWADRDRFVMSNGHACALQYALLHMAGFDLTMDDLKRFRQEDSRTPGHPERFVTSGVEVTTGPLGQGIANAVGLAMAEAHLAATFNRPGHEIVNHHTYAYCGDGCLMEGVCQEALSLAGHLGLEKLIVIYDSNHICIDGSTDLSFTESCTQKYVSMGFHVIEVCNGDSDYDGLRKALAEAKATKGKPKMIVQTTTIGYGSSKQGTEKVHGAPLGDEDIASVKTKFGRDPSKKYHVDEDVRSVFQKHVEKCAMEQKAWEERLAKYMAAFPAEGSAFVAQMKGELPAGWEAKLPTNCSPIATRKASENCLAVLFQAIPALIGGSADLTPSNLTRPASANLTDFAPGSYEGRYIRFGVREHAMCAILNGLDAHGCLIPFGGTFLNFVGYALAAVRLAALSHHRAIYVATHDSIGLGEDGPTHQPVELVAALRAMPNLQVIRPSDQTETSGAWAVAVTSARTPTVLCLSRQNTVPQPGSSIEGVKRGAYPLAEVPNPQLVIVASGSEVSLAVDAAKALSGELRVSVVSMPCQELFDAQSDKYRKSVFPDGVPVVSVEAYLSFGWEKYSHAHVGMSGFGASAPAGALYKKFGITTGDVVATACKLVARFPNCTAPLKNSSFSKI